From a single Mycolicibacterium moriokaense genomic region:
- a CDS encoding alpha/beta fold hydrolase translates to MLAATGFRVVAPFTRGYAPTGPAPDGDYHLGALMSDLIDLHKQLDGRADAVLIGHDWGCFTANGLAAYPGSPFGAYVSMARTPVLVLHGEQDGAVQVGYLDGVIDAPPPGSRVQTIPGAGHFLQVDQPEAVCAAILGYLGID, encoded by the coding sequence ATGTTGGCGGCCACGGGATTTCGTGTCGTAGCACCCTTCACCCGCGGCTATGCACCGACGGGACCCGCACCCGACGGCGACTACCACCTGGGTGCACTCATGTCCGATCTCATCGACCTGCATAAGCAGCTCGACGGCCGGGCCGATGCGGTGCTGATCGGGCACGACTGGGGGTGCTTCACGGCCAACGGACTCGCGGCGTACCCCGGGTCGCCGTTCGGCGCATACGTCTCGATGGCGCGCACGCCTGTGCTGGTGCTGCACGGCGAGCAGGACGGCGCGGTTCAGGTCGGCTACCTCGACGGGGTGATCGATGCTCCCCCGCCAGGCAGCCGGGTCCAAACCATCCCGGGCGCTGGGCATTTCCTGCAGGTGGACCAACCCGAGGCGGTATGTGCGGCGATCCTCGGCTACCTCGGGATCGACTGA